One part of the Moraxella sp. FZFQ2102 genome encodes these proteins:
- a CDS encoding exodeoxyribonuclease V subunit gamma, translating to MFAITQSNDTQVLLSRLIEIYKQHSHSSQDNADGGAMSALSAQIFAPFTVIVPSMVLGDWLTKSVASQVGISTLLTAQFWGQYQWQMIQAVLKVDAEFTHAAGRDDALQVPEVAVLSASVMRWRLFGFFCEFQGEKLIEILNNQSHPLHSLLHFLYQENPHSQKPQLSEQRIWQLCDELAAVYVKYLTHRPEWLAAWTHNTPLPKSVDVMLAEKQRFEQAYHDDEMPEWLIAHYHQLEMQLRYLWQALFADVYAYREALEQRFWQVLSGARGAAVYQAALAKLPKALYLFTVQQIPVVELQFLKRLSTLIDVELLHFNPSKMFWADIVDKNWLMTQRIIHPDTVYLKDHGHSLLSRLAKESRETFAMLADMSGGEYYYEKPPIDSTDELPMPRDWQVSWMDQFVNDPKPVGLLAQLKQDILMLDETGMSKQWLTQALASLTEKNQPKHPMHLFDDGQFASLSIHACHSLKRQLEIARVMIARYLNIPNADGSARHLSDVVVYLPDVAAAEDLIRLVFDDGVGADGLRLPAKITGTTNRSIETLMNAIAGFYTLLGGRGARFYRETVFEWLMLPPVYQSFGLDFEQMSRACELLTQAGFRRGFDAEHLAMTLDEYDVDYRYSFSYALDRLVTGLLIPDEQSKPNKLFYPLHWQQGVFQEATAPVLTVSLADEPIISALCRIHEGLSACYGAYDRVDRVQTWLDKIEYDVIDRYFANLKDTAQMRAIFEAKNSMAASLRANQYYHKHHTYKYEGSDAQDSHEIRLSLQFVLESLNSMLQSQAISAEPANVITFARFGALRSVPFGLTVMLDMNLSAFPRRDGVRRMDLMRAGLKRRGDRMNEDDDNGAFLDAILCSRDACMIFYNSVASDGVTELLPAAPVSELLEFFKTGVDWQNDFHALLYAQNSTDDTDANRFDREQITNAIIAAMPSVVQTYLVTHHTATSFDTANFYDKITPKMPNKSTDADEKQIQDWVRARLIHAIEQIKKSEQSYLPPAPLWQKIRGILDAATQANDRVIVTLPDDATYQQIARIITAQQHDEQGVDKMVDALLSHHEIIVPMMVSMENICTWQHKFSLNYLNNKIELMPEEDDEDVEEPLGLDGLGRYQLNDAIIQAMARGIFDGVAMSEETMLTALENTQAHDEFYAIYFDKLLPAGESRFGSLASQLQTLEQSAEALYSTVSANALLNFDQQNLRSDCGHLHYSQLISGTYEQSIALNVGSETMTVSANVADADQPYWLSISPSKATAKNIVNGWLMHLAWQVVCKTDNQDISNNNHVSIRKFTQGSSVLKPLGFDEEQTAICYQPVLWQDAQRILAGFATLGLLSQKLPLPITSETALTFVVNDEWQNDELTPRLYDAWVKGYTWSVNSSQHPSWQLILGASDPLEQAARALPIVYPLYQSLPKTLCKPEELQGKQGGVS from the coding sequence ATGTTTGCCATCACTCAGTCCAATGATACACAAGTGCTGTTATCGCGCTTGATCGAGATTTATAAGCAGCACAGCCACAGCAGTCAGGATAATGCTGATGGTGGTGCGATGAGCGCGCTGTCGGCACAAATTTTTGCGCCATTTACGGTGATCGTGCCATCGATGGTATTGGGTGATTGGCTGACCAAATCGGTGGCGTCACAAGTGGGAATCAGCACGCTTTTGACCGCGCAATTTTGGGGGCAGTATCAATGGCAGATGATCCAAGCAGTGCTTAAGGTCGATGCAGAATTTACTCATGCTGCAGGGCGTGATGATGCCTTACAAGTGCCTGAAGTGGCGGTACTGTCTGCGTCGGTGATGCGGTGGCGTTTATTTGGATTTTTTTGTGAATTTCAAGGTGAGAAACTGATAGAAATTCTAAATAATCAATCACATCCACTGCACAGCTTATTGCACTTTTTATATCAAGAAAATCCGCACAGCCAAAAGCCGCAATTATCTGAGCAGCGCATTTGGCAGCTGTGTGATGAGCTGGCGGCGGTATATGTCAAATATTTGACCCATCGCCCAGAATGGCTTGCTGCTTGGACGCACAATACACCACTGCCTAAGTCTGTCGATGTCATGCTTGCTGAGAAACAGCGATTTGAGCAGGCGTATCATGATGATGAGATGCCTGAATGGCTGATTGCGCATTATCATCAGCTTGAGATGCAGCTGCGTTATCTGTGGCAGGCGTTATTTGCGGATGTGTATGCGTATCGTGAAGCGTTGGAGCAGCGGTTTTGGCAGGTGCTGAGCGGCGCACGCGGTGCAGCAGTATATCAGGCGGCGCTTGCCAAATTACCCAAAGCCTTGTATCTGTTCACCGTGCAGCAGATTCCTGTGGTAGAGCTGCAGTTTTTGAAGCGCTTATCGACTTTGATCGATGTAGAGCTGCTGCATTTTAATCCATCAAAGATGTTTTGGGCGGATATTGTTGATAAAAACTGGCTGATGACACAGCGTATCATTCATCCTGATACGGTGTATCTGAAGGATCATGGGCACAGTCTATTATCAAGATTAGCTAAAGAGTCTCGAGAGACTTTCGCAATGCTTGCCGATATGTCTGGTGGTGAGTATTATTATGAAAAACCGCCAATTGATAGCACAGATGAGCTGCCAATGCCGCGTGATTGGCAGGTGAGTTGGATGGATCAATTTGTCAATGACCCAAAACCTGTGGGGCTACTGGCACAGCTAAAGCAAGACATCTTGATGCTTGATGAAACAGGGATGTCTAAGCAGTGGCTGACACAGGCGCTGGCAAGCTTGACTGAGAAAAATCAGCCTAAGCATCCAATGCATTTGTTTGACGATGGGCAGTTTGCAAGCTTAAGTATCCATGCTTGTCACAGTCTAAAACGACAGCTTGAGATCGCGCGCGTGATGATCGCACGGTATTTGAACATTCCTAATGCTGATGGCAGTGCACGGCATTTATCCGATGTCGTGGTGTATCTGCCTGATGTCGCTGCAGCCGAAGATTTGATTCGCTTGGTGTTCGATGATGGTGTGGGTGCAGATGGCTTGCGGCTGCCTGCCAAGATCACGGGCACGACCAATCGCAGTATTGAGACTTTGATGAATGCGATCGCAGGATTTTATACACTGCTTGGTGGGCGGGGCGCGCGGTTTTATCGTGAGACAGTGTTTGAATGGCTGATGCTACCGCCAGTATATCAAAGCTTTGGGCTTGATTTTGAACAGATGAGCCGTGCTTGTGAGCTTTTGACCCAAGCAGGATTTCGTCGTGGCTTTGATGCAGAGCACTTGGCGATGACGCTCGATGAGTACGATGTTGATTATCGCTACAGTTTTAGCTATGCGCTTGATCGCTTGGTGACAGGATTATTAATCCCTGATGAACAATCCAAGCCAAATAAACTGTTCTACCCGCTGCACTGGCAACAAGGTGTGTTCCAAGAAGCAACCGCACCTGTGCTCACTGTCAGCCTAGCAGATGAGCCTATCATCAGTGCTTTGTGCCGTATTCATGAAGGCTTATCTGCGTGCTATGGTGCATATGATCGGGTTGATCGCGTGCAGACTTGGCTTGATAAGATCGAGTATGATGTCATTGATCGTTATTTTGCAAATCTTAAAGATACCGCGCAAATGCGTGCAATTTTTGAAGCCAAAAACAGCATGGCAGCCAGTCTGCGCGCCAATCAATATTATCACAAGCATCATACTTATAAGTATGAAGGAAGTGATGCGCAAGACAGCCATGAGATTCGCTTGAGCCTACAGTTTGTATTAGAAAGTCTAAACAGTATGCTACAGAGTCAAGCCATCAGTGCCGAGCCTGCCAATGTCATCACCTTTGCGCGATTCGGTGCGCTGCGCAGTGTGCCATTTGGCTTAACAGTAATGCTTGATATGAATTTATCGGCATTTCCGCGCCGTGATGGCGTGCGTCGTATGGATCTGATGCGCGCAGGGCTGAAGCGTCGCGGCGATCGCATGAATGAAGATGATGATAATGGCGCGTTTTTGGATGCGATTTTGTGCAGTCGTGATGCGTGTATGATTTTTTATAACAGCGTTGCATCTGATGGGGTGACTGAATTATTACCCGCAGCGCCTGTGTCTGAATTATTAGAATTTTTTAAAACGGGTGTTGATTGGCAAAATGATTTTCATGCCTTGCTATATGCACAAAATTCGACAGATGATACCGATGCCAATCGCTTTGATCGCGAGCAAATCACCAATGCCATCATCGCTGCCATGCCAAGCGTGGTGCAGACATATCTGGTGACGCACCATACGGCGACCAGTTTTGATACGGCAAATTTCTATGACAAAATCACACCAAAAATGCCTAATAAAAGCACTGATGCTGATGAGAAGCAGATACAAGACTGGGTACGAGCACGGTTAATTCACGCGATCGAACAAATTAAAAAATCTGAACAATCATATCTGCCGCCTGCGCCACTGTGGCAGAAGATTCGCGGTATTTTAGATGCTGCCACACAAGCCAATGATCGCGTGATTGTCACTTTACCTGATGATGCGACTTATCAGCAGATCGCACGCATCATCACGGCGCAGCAGCACGATGAGCAAGGGGTGGATAAGATGGTGGATGCCTTGTTATCGCACCATGAGATTATCGTGCCGATGATGGTGTCTATGGAGAATATTTGTACTTGGCAGCATAAATTTTCATTAAATTATTTAAATAATAAGATTGAGCTGATGCCCGAAGAAGACGATGAAGATGTAGAAGAGCCATTGGGACTCGATGGCTTGGGGCGATATCAGCTCAATGATGCCATCATCCAAGCGATGGCGCGTGGTATTTTTGATGGTGTGGCGATGAGCGAAGAGACGATGCTTACTGCCTTAGAAAACACACAGGCGCACGATGAGTTTTATGCGATTTATTTTGATAAATTATTGCCAGCTGGAGAGAGTCGTTTTGGCAGTTTGGCGTCTCAATTACAAACGCTTGAGCAGAGTGCAGAAGCGTTATACAGCACTGTATCGGCAAATGCATTATTAAATTTTGATCAACAAAATCTACGCAGTGATTGCGGACATCTGCACTATTCGCAATTAATCAGCGGCACTTATGAGCAGTCCATCGCGCTGAATGTGGGTAGTGAAACCATGACCGTATCGGCAAATGTCGCAGATGCTGATCAGCCATATTGGTTGTCGATTTCACCAAGTAAAGCAACTGCCAAAAACATCGTCAATGGTTGGCTTATGCATTTGGCTTGGCAAGTGGTGTGTAAGACTGATAATCAAGATATATCTAATAATAATCATGTCAGTATTCGTAAGTTTACCCAAGGTTCATCAGTGTTAAAACCTTTGGGATTTGACGAAGAACAGACCGCCATCTGCTATCAGCCTGTGCTATGGCAGGATGCGCAGCGGATTTTGGCGGGATTTGCTACGCTTGGACTCTTGTCGCAAAAGTTACCACTACCGATTACCAGTGAGACGGCACTCACTTTTGTGGTCAATGATGAGTGGCAAAATGATGAATTGACACCGCGACTGTATGACGCATGGGTGAAAGGCTATACATGGAGCGTGAACAGCAGTCAGCACCCATCGTGGCAGCTGATTTTGGGCGCAAGTGATCCGCTAGAGCAAGCGGCGCGAGCATTGCCAATCGTGTATCCACTATATCAAAGCTTGCCAAAAACACTGTGCAAACCTGAAGAACTGCAAGGCAAACAAGGGGGTGTGTCATGA
- a CDS encoding UvrD-helicase domain-containing protein, translated as MTQSVQNTQNSTIPAAIACKLTGGYLIEASAGTGKTWTLTGIILRLLIEKKYAPERIIATTFTKAAAAEMQERIYERLQSFYALVRWLKNVQPKYPHWFGVESSVVPDILAELITATKAVGVDGEDLINQHLLVQILQTGADALDETIRRTALVLMTLDKLFVGTLDSLAQKWLKEFGLQTGQASERQMLTDESALIRALVHDRLRAEQSRLSVQSPSIYKQIIAHKSHAFSDVDGLSAQVKTVIDFYHAPIDEVPALDDGYDKLNNLLDEVLAINIEDFLPFLNKTYRNQIGINARSAAPNRLGSLPEILSLIRTHRLDFVAELSGHHIEALEQFTKFVDTDFFKKSGVDANAKVRFNALPWQRVAAIHELYQLLIARAQYHYDALRYRVAASVRTSLMPMLEARGETTFVMQMVRLTDALQDAALANYIRHQYPVALIDESQDINGLQALLIERVYLQGLKAQREQATRYQLVGGERPRASRDFLLLVGDPKQAIYRFRGGDVANYNWLKSYGKTQNEPPILDQSLVLDINRRSSEPLINALNRWFVDTGSTDWSNHANLGQSIRYHQIQAFNKTSKLSWKKNTDNNAHLPNKNLTIIHADAKDEIVTKMCQHINTLLADGHRLGDRVLQPSDIAILAKTHDALEAVKHELGALNIPAISARAQNVFMTDAGEDLYALLSAVLNSRSAGCVGRFLISRIVGMTLDQATALMAGEQVVLDGFGTLNKAALLAYLQQVHEKWLNDGVASALNFALSDTPFTSSGGLWLVAARLGERYLADLWQLAEIVSAQGQLHELQLLSWYEAQLNAPADEDNTQRVLPSETGVNLMTIHKSKGLEFAVVYVLELNKARSSRANDQKFYAYNRDDLTRAISVVPYKQESSSYYKELDDEEAMAELRRLGYVALTRASEQVFLVAATTASKRNIADAPLYQWLDCFDGSLTIPERMADLIDVIDLDEIALNSTQLVSTAIEETQPIAYKDWSKVMATKLFYGAKKTSFTAMIGQLDANSKAILTEMPDHDELVAMTDLHGDLLNNTPSNQTQIITPMQDDIRTRFIKGSAAGDFLHQVLERIEIGRIGNQVDELARRLSMPLKYRSDFIDNDDNEHQALVRWLNDIVHAPFGASGVSLASIAPANQVRELGFTLGLSPNFSIEKLNKVFEKYSDQPLVLKVDKADIWYRYLRGEIDLVYEYQGKFYIVDYKSNYLGAQMSDYQPASLQAAMTQAGYWLQAVIYQVALHRLLKVKLNNYTGNEAQYLGAVEYLFLRGVYADDTQCGRMVWQPPLELILAVDALFG; from the coding sequence ATGACACAGTCAGTACAAAATACACAAAATAGCACCATCCCTGCTGCCATCGCCTGCAAGCTGACAGGCGGCTATCTGATCGAGGCATCGGCAGGTACGGGCAAGACTTGGACGCTGACAGGGATCATTCTGCGGCTATTGATTGAGAAAAAGTACGCACCTGAACGCATTATCGCCACGACTTTCACCAAGGCGGCGGCGGCTGAAATGCAAGAGCGGATTTATGAGCGATTACAGTCGTTTTATGCACTTGTGCGCTGGCTAAAAAATGTACAGCCAAAATATCCGCACTGGTTCGGTGTCGAATCATCTGTGGTACCTGATATTTTAGCTGAGCTAATCACAGCAACCAAAGCAGTGGGCGTCGATGGTGAAGATTTGATCAATCAGCATTTGCTTGTACAGATCCTACAGACTGGCGCAGATGCACTGGATGAGACCATTCGCCGCACTGCGCTTGTGCTGATGACTTTGGATAAATTATTCGTCGGTACGCTCGATAGCCTTGCGCAAAAATGGCTCAAAGAATTTGGCTTGCAGACAGGACAGGCGAGTGAGCGGCAGATGCTCACGGATGAATCGGCATTGATCCGTGCACTGGTGCATGACAGGCTGCGTGCCGAGCAGTCGCGATTATCGGTACAATCACCGAGTATATACAAGCAAATCATTGCACATAAGTCGCACGCTTTTAGTGATGTTGATGGCTTGAGCGCGCAGGTTAAGACAGTGATTGATTTTTATCATGCGCCGATTGATGAAGTGCCTGCGCTTGACGATGGTTATGATAAGCTTAACAATCTACTCGATGAAGTTCTTGCTATCAATATCGAAGATTTTTTACCTTTTTTAAATAAAACATATCGTAATCAGATTGGTATCAATGCACGATCAGCCGCACCAAATCGACTGGGATCTTTGCCTGAGATTTTATCATTGATCCGTACCCATCGGCTTGATTTTGTAGCTGAATTATCTGGTCATCACATCGAAGCATTGGAGCAGTTTACTAAGTTTGTCGATACGGATTTTTTTAAAAAAAGTGGTGTCGATGCCAATGCCAAAGTGCGCTTTAATGCTTTACCATGGCAGCGTGTGGCGGCGATTCATGAGCTGTATCAGCTGCTGATCGCTCGTGCGCAATATCATTATGATGCGCTGCGTTACCGTGTGGCAGCTAGCGTGCGCACATCACTGATGCCGATGCTTGAAGCGCGCGGTGAGACGACTTTTGTCATGCAGATGGTGCGACTGACCGACGCGCTGCAAGATGCTGCACTTGCCAATTATATTCGCCATCAGTACCCTGTGGCGCTGATTGATGAGTCGCAGGATATTAATGGCTTGCAGGCGTTATTGATCGAGCGCGTGTATTTACAGGGGCTAAAAGCTCAGCGCGAGCAAGCGACCCGATATCAGCTGGTCGGCGGTGAGCGTCCGCGAGCATCGCGTGATTTTTTGCTTTTGGTGGGTGATCCTAAGCAGGCGATTTATCGCTTTCGTGGTGGTGATGTTGCCAATTACAACTGGCTAAAATCTTATGGCAAAACCCAAAATGAACCACCGATTCTGGATCAATCTTTGGTGCTAGACATCAATCGCCGCTCAAGTGAGCCACTGATCAATGCGCTGAACCGATGGTTTGTTGATACAGGATCTACCGATTGGTCAAACCATGCCAATTTGGGTCAAAGCATTCGCTATCATCAGATCCAAGCATTTAATAAAACTTCAAAATTATCTTGGAAAAAAAATACGGATAATAACGCGCATTTACCGAATAAAAACTTAACAATCATCCATGCAGATGCAAAAGATGAGATTGTCACCAAGATGTGTCAGCATATCAATACGCTATTGGCAGACGGTCATCGACTTGGTGATCGCGTGTTGCAGCCAAGCGATATTGCGATATTGGCAAAAACGCATGATGCTTTAGAAGCGGTAAAACATGAGCTTGGCGCGTTAAATATCCCTGCGATCAGTGCGCGTGCGCAAAATGTGTTCATGACTGATGCAGGTGAAGATCTGTACGCGCTACTTTCTGCCGTGCTCAATAGCCGTTCGGCAGGGTGCGTGGGCAGATTTTTGATCAGTCGTATCGTGGGCATGACATTAGATCAAGCGACGGCTTTGATGGCAGGCGAGCAGGTGGTGCTTGATGGGTTTGGTACGCTTAACAAGGCAGCTTTATTGGCTTATTTGCAACAAGTTCATGAAAAATGGCTAAACGATGGTGTGGCAAGTGCGCTGAATTTTGCGTTATCTGATACGCCATTTACGAGTAGTGGTGGCTTGTGGTTGGTGGCAGCGCGCCTAGGTGAGCGTTATTTAGCAGACCTTTGGCAATTGGCAGAAATCGTCAGTGCACAAGGTCAGCTGCATGAGTTGCAGCTATTGAGTTGGTATGAAGCACAGCTTAACGCACCAGCGGATGAAGATAATACACAGCGCGTCCTACCTAGCGAAACAGGTGTGAATCTGATGACGATACACAAGTCTAAGGGTCTGGAATTCGCGGTTGTTTATGTTTTGGAATTGAACAAAGCAAGATCAAGCCGAGCAAATGATCAGAAATTTTACGCTTATAACCGTGATGATTTGACGCGTGCCATTTCTGTTGTGCCGTACAAGCAAGAATCATCAAGTTATTATAAAGAATTAGATGATGAAGAAGCGATGGCTGAGCTGCGCCGATTGGGTTATGTGGCATTAACGCGCGCATCCGAGCAAGTATTTTTGGTGGCAGCCACCACAGCCAGCAAGCGCAATATCGCTGATGCACCCTTATATCAGTGGCTTGATTGTTTTGATGGTAGCTTAACAATTCCTGAGCGTATGGCAGATCTGATTGATGTGATTGATTTGGATGAGATTGCCTTAAATAGTACGCAATTAGTATCTACAGCGATCGAAGAGACTCAGCCAATTGCCTATAAAGATTGGAGTAAGGTAATGGCGACCAAGCTTTTTTATGGTGCGAAAAAAACCAGTTTTACTGCGATGATCGGTCAGTTGGATGCCAATTCTAAAGCCATTTTGACTGAGATGCCAGACCATGATGAACTGGTTGCGATGACTGATTTGCATGGAGATTTACTTAACAATACACCGAGTAATCAGACGCAGATCATAACACCTATGCAGGATGATATTCGCACGCGATTTATCAAAGGCAGTGCAGCGGGGGATTTTTTACACCAAGTACTAGAGCGAATCGAAATAGGTAGAATTGGCAATCAAGTCGATGAGCTTGCACGCCGATTATCCATGCCGCTTAAGTACCGCAGCGACTTTATAGACAATGATGATAACGAGCATCAAGCCTTGGTTCGATGGCTAAATGATATCGTTCATGCGCCATTTGGTGCGTCAGGTGTCAGCCTTGCGAGCATCGCACCTGCTAATCAAGTGCGAGAATTGGGCTTTACCTTAGGTCTGTCACCCAATTTCAGTATCGAAAAACTTAACAAAGTATTCGAGAAATACAGCGATCAACCACTGGTGCTAAAGGTTGATAAGGCAGATATTTGGTATCGCTATTTGCGTGGCGAGATTGACTTGGTGTATGAATATCAAGGCAAGTTTTATATCGTCGATTATAAGTCCAATTATCTGGGCGCGCAGATGAGTGACTATCAGCCTGCATCACTACAGGCAGCGATGACGCAAGCGGGCTATTGGCTACAGGCAGTAATTTATCAAGTGGCGTTGCATCGCTTATTGAAAGTAAAACTTAATAATTATACAGGTAATGAAGCCCAATATCTGGGCGCGGTGGAATATTTGTTTTTGCGCGGTGTGTATGCAGATGATACGCAGTGTGGGCGCATGGTTTGGCAGCCACCGCTTGAGCTTATTTTGGCGGTTGATGCATTATTTGGTTAA
- the recD gene encoding exodeoxyribonuclease V subunit alpha has translation MNLSESISRYVVRRIHQHDHWYDQKSMLAVPLNLQKSDEANFYLLHGTLLQLLLAGHTVLTLPTDMQDVGLPTWQLLCFEPIFERLQRYFDDGFDFVALLNEFAQALADGADVQHWLGEQRTRFLMLLGAQQRSLSRTQMMAVIDEIVWLLRAYYTMRVLCADDVLAWAARLSSVFFANLHDVKSLDKSAPLQPICYWIGRSSVYFWLNRAYRAEAGLMYHIGRIRAAQVPPFTADNLDKLNEKQRDAVKLVANQAFALITGGPGTGKTYTVAQIVLALLKTDPDVLSSLALAAPTGKAAQRMSESLQKALGADVQMLLPEPKTIHRLLGIGATGVPRYHADHPLPYRMLIIDEASMLGAELACRLMAAVATGARVILLGDANQLAAVDAGAVLADLCRMSSLADLHCKLEQSQRFTDTSGVGKLAKLIKGDQQDKFSQLQQLIDTEQTLEFVSLDDNHTQERCYQYLSEAYQSYFKKTQSLYGNLPKIDQSAHEEVAQLFKTLNEYRILCASHIGAYGDHAINAFLSKMHRKYLGGKPSNSPWYQGRVVMVVENRYDLELFNGDIGICLHTEQGLMVFFEGETIKMLSAELLSEAMVVTAYAITVHKSQGSEWETVAIVFDESSQRLLSKELIYTAVTRAKARVQIFSTQKAITTALITPTVRQTGLGIIETLQR, from the coding sequence GTGAATTTATCAGAAAGTATCAGCCGTTATGTGGTGCGTCGTATCCATCAGCATGATCATTGGTATGACCAAAAATCCATGCTTGCTGTACCACTGAATTTACAAAAATCAGATGAAGCAAATTTTTATCTTTTGCATGGCACACTGCTGCAATTATTATTAGCAGGGCATACGGTGCTTACTCTGCCGACAGATATGCAGGATGTGGGGTTGCCAACATGGCAGCTGTTGTGCTTTGAGCCGATATTTGAGCGGCTGCAGAGATATTTTGATGATGGGTTTGATTTTGTAGCTTTGCTAAATGAATTTGCACAAGCTTTGGCAGATGGTGCCGATGTGCAGCATTGGCTTGGTGAGCAGCGTACTCGGTTTTTGATGCTGCTTGGCGCACAGCAAAGATCATTGTCACGCACGCAGATGATGGCGGTGATTGATGAGATTGTGTGGCTATTGCGTGCTTATTATACCATGCGCGTGCTTTGTGCGGATGATGTATTGGCATGGGCTGCGCGATTATCGAGTGTATTTTTTGCCAATTTACACGATGTCAAATCATTGGACAAAAGCGCACCCTTGCAGCCGATTTGTTATTGGATCGGGCGATCATCGGTGTATTTTTGGCTCAATCGTGCTTATCGTGCAGAAGCAGGGCTGATGTATCATATTGGGCGGATTAGGGCTGCGCAAGTGCCACCTTTCACAGCTGATAATTTAGATAAATTAAATGAAAAGCAAAGAGATGCTGTGAAATTGGTCGCCAATCAAGCTTTTGCCTTGATCACTGGCGGACCAGGTACGGGTAAGACCTATACGGTGGCGCAGATTGTTTTGGCGCTGCTAAAAACCGATCCAGATGTGCTGTCATCATTGGCATTGGCAGCGCCTACAGGTAAGGCGGCGCAGCGTATGAGTGAGTCGCTACAAAAAGCGCTCGGTGCTGATGTGCAGATGCTGCTGCCTGAACCGAAGACCATTCATCGCCTGCTGGGCATTGGTGCGACGGGTGTGCCGCGTTACCACGCTGATCATCCGCTGCCGTATCGGATGCTGATTATTGATGAGGCATCCATGCTTGGCGCGGAGCTTGCGTGCCGGCTGATGGCAGCGGTGGCGACGGGTGCGCGCGTGATTTTATTGGGGGATGCCAATCAGCTTGCGGCGGTGGATGCAGGGGCGGTGCTTGCCGATTTATGCCGTATGTCATCATTGGCTGATCTACATTGTAAGCTTGAGCAATCACAGCGTTTTACCGACACTTCAGGTGTGGGTAAGCTTGCCAAACTGATCAAAGGTGATCAACAGGATAAATTTAGCCAATTACAACAGTTGATTGACACTGAACAAACACTTGAATTTGTATCACTTGATGATAATCATACTCAAGAGCGGTGCTATCAATATTTAAGTGAAGCTTATCAGTCGTATTTTAAAAAAACCCAATCATTGTATGGTAATTTACCAAAAATAGATCAATCAGCACACGAAGAAGTAGCACAATTATTCAAAACACTGAATGAATATCGCATTTTGTGCGCGTCGCACATTGGTGCTTATGGTGATCATGCGATCAATGCATTTTTATCAAAAATGCATCGCAAGTATTTGGGGGGTAAACCATCAAATTCACCGTGGTATCAAGGGCGTGTAGTGATGGTGGTTGAGAACCGTTATGATTTAGAATTATTTAATGGTGATATTGGTATTTGTCTGCATACCGAGCAAGGTTTGATGGTGTTTTTTGAAGGTGAAACAATAAAAATGCTGTCGGCGGAGCTGTTGTCTGAAGCGATGGTTGTCACCGCCTATGCCATCACGGTGCATAAATCACAAGGTTCGGAATGGGAGACGGTGGCGATCGTGTTCGATGAAAGCAGCCAAAGACTACTGTCAAAAGAGCTGATTTATACGGCGGTGACGCGTGCCAAAGCGCGTGTGCAGATTTTTAGCACGCAAAAGGCGATCACGACTGCATTAATCACGCCAACTGTACGACAAACAGGACTTGGTATCATTGAGACCTTACAGAGATAA
- the dusA gene encoding tRNA dihydrouridine(20/20a) synthase DusA, producing the protein MTDFIGNKRISLAPMIDWTTSDFRTFARLFNPNIHLYTEMISTSAILKGNADHVLKFHGSEHPVVLQLGGSDPDEMAQAVQIADTKGYDEYNINVGCPSDRVQHNKIGACLMAEPQTVAAMVKAMQVVTDKPVTVKHRIGIDHFDSYEFMRDFVETVAAAGCTHFIAHARIAWLQGLSPKQNREIPPLRYEDIYRLKQDFPDLNIEINGGIDNMDAIREHLHHVDGVMIGRAFYHNPYLMAECNALWDLPLPSRRDIFTELLNYLKMRADEGTNLATLTRHYLGLFQGLSGARAWRQALSGKPSLTLEEIRQAGEQVLEQNRM; encoded by the coding sequence ATGACTGATTTTATTGGTAATAAGAGAATTAGCCTTGCACCGATGATTGATTGGACGACTTCTGATTTTCGTACTTTTGCACGGCTGTTCAATCCGAACATTCATCTATATACCGAGATGATCAGTACCAGTGCGATTTTAAAGGGTAATGCCGATCATGTGCTGAAATTTCACGGCAGCGAGCATCCTGTGGTGCTGCAGCTAGGCGGTTCTGATCCTGATGAGATGGCGCAAGCGGTGCAAATCGCCGATACCAAGGGTTATGATGAGTACAACATCAATGTTGGCTGTCCGTCCGATCGCGTGCAGCACAATAAAATCGGTGCGTGCCTGATGGCAGAGCCGCAGACGGTGGCGGCGATGGTCAAGGCGATGCAGGTGGTGACCGATAAGCCTGTGACTGTCAAGCATCGCATTGGCATTGATCATTTTGACAGTTATGAATTTATGCGCGATTTTGTCGAGACGGTAGCGGCGGCTGGCTGTACGCATTTTATCGCTCATGCGCGTATTGCGTGGCTGCAGGGTCTATCACCTAAGCAAAACCGCGAAATTCCACCACTGCGCTACGAAGACATTTATAGGCTTAAGCAGGATTTTCCCGATCTTAACATCGAGATCAATGGCGGAATTGATAACATGGATGCCATCCGTGAGCATCTGCATCATGTCGATGGTGTGATGATTGGGCGCGCTTTTTATCACAATCCTTATCTGATGGCAGAATGCAATGCACTGTGGGATTTGCCACTGCCAAGCCGTCGCGATATTTTTACAGAATTGCTAAATTATCTTAAAATGCGAGCTGATGAAGGCACAAATCTTGCGACCTTGACACGGCATTATTTGGGCTTGTTCCAAGGCTTAAGCGGTGCGCGTGCGTGGCGACAGGCGTTGAGTGGTAAACCATCATTAACGCTTGAAGAGATTCGCCAAGCAGGCGAGCAAGTGCTTGAGCAAAACAGAATGTAA